The Ignatzschineria rhizosphaerae genome contains a region encoding:
- the mlaD gene encoding outer membrane lipid asymmetry maintenance protein MlaD, translated as MKNSKWLDFIVGLFVLSGIAAFGWLAMSASNATSGLRGGKAINVTTSFTNIGSLKVKAPVMIAGVRVGQVNGITLDHDNYKAVVSLSLDSSVPIPRDGTMAMINTSGLVGEQYIALEPGFSDEMLTNGDVIRRTQDAFVMERLIGQLMASIGGSKDDDEKKESDSSDKPFKPGSLLD; from the coding sequence ATGAAGAATTCTAAATGGCTCGATTTTATTGTAGGACTATTTGTTCTAAGTGGTATTGCCGCATTTGGCTGGCTTGCAATGAGTGCAAGTAATGCAACCTCTGGGTTAAGAGGTGGTAAAGCGATTAATGTGACAACCTCTTTTACAAATATTGGCTCATTAAAAGTCAAAGCACCCGTTATGATTGCCGGAGTGCGCGTGGGGCAAGTCAATGGTATTACTTTAGATCATGATAACTATAAAGCAGTTGTCTCTTTATCTCTTGATAGTTCAGTGCCTATTCCTCGAGATGGTACAATGGCAATGATTAATACCTCAGGATTAGTTGGTGAGCAATATATTGCTTTAGAGCCAGGCTTTTCAGATGAGATGCTGACAAATGGGGATGTGATTCGCCGAACGCAAGATGCATTTGTGATGGAGCGATTGATCGGACAATTGATGGCATCAATTGGTGGTAGTAAAGATGATGATGAGAAAAAAGAGAGTGACTCATCTGATAAACCATTTAAGCCAGGATCATTACTTGATTAA